From the genome of Gilliamella sp. wkB7, one region includes:
- a CDS encoding tautomerase family protein produces MYFHHFKSDDCITPEQLWEISYSNNFIFVKITMNKGRTQQSKLQLYNRIAEKISHQLEISIDDIAICLIENDPVNWSFGGGKMQFIA; encoded by the coding sequence ATATATTTTCATCATTTTAAATCTGATGATTGTATTACTCCTGAGCAACTCTGGGAGATTAGTTATAGCAATAATTTTATTTTCGTAAAAATTACGATGAATAAGGGGCGAACACAGCAAAGTAAGTTACAACTATATAATAGAATAGCGGAAAAAATATCTCACCAATTAGAGATATCTATAGATGATATCGCTATTTGCTTAATAGAGAATGATCCTGTAAATTGGTCATTTGGTGGAGGAAAAATGCAATTTATTGCATAA